The Delphinus delphis chromosome 10, mDelDel1.2, whole genome shotgun sequence genome includes a region encoding these proteins:
- the TRAK1 gene encoding trafficking kinesin-binding protein 1 isoform X6 — MQKFIEADYYELDWYYEECSDVLCAERVGQMTKTYNDIDSVTRLLEEKERDLELAARIGQSLLKKNKTLTERNELLEEQVEHIREEVSQLRHELSMKDELLQFYTSAAEESEPESVCSTPLKRNESSSSVQNYFHLDSLQKKLKDLEEENVVLRSEACQLKTETITYEEKEQQLVNDCVKELRDANVQIASISEELAKKTEDAARQQEEITHLLSQIVDLQKKAKACAVENEELVQHLGAAKDAQRQLTAELRELEDKYAECMEMLHEAQEELKNLRNKTMPNTTSRRYHSLGLFPMDSLAAEIEGTMRKELQLEEPESPDIAHQKRVFETVRNINQVVKQRSLTPSPMNIPGSNQSSAMNSLLSSCVSTPRSSFYGSDVSNVVLDNKTNSIILEAESADLGNEERSKKPGTPGTPGSHDLETALRRLSLRRENYLSERRFFEEEQERKLRELAEKGELLSGSLTPTESIMSLGTHSRFSEFTGFSGMSFSSRSYLPEKLQIVKPLEGSATLHHWQQLAQPHLGGILDPRPGVVTKGFRTLDVDLDEVYCLNDFEEDDTGDHISLPGLATSTPVQHPETSGERSRARVTVSGSRSYPSRPQAFPEEMQEPPAAEEEEGSGEGIAITPVNLASLPEAEFRAILTSVPSAIRSGSLSVASARLCG, encoded by the exons AAAGAGCGGGATCTAGAGTTGGCTGCTCGGATCGGCCAGTCGTTGTTGAAGAAGAACAAGACACTAACCGAGAGGAATGAGCTGCTGGAGGAGCAGGTGGAACACatcagggaggag GTGTCACAGCTCCGGCATGAACTGTCCATGAAGGATGAGCTGCTTCAGTTCTACACCAGTGCCGCAGAGGAGAGCGAGCCGGAGTCTGTGTGCTCCACCCC GTTGAAGAGGAATGAGTCATCCTCCTCCGTCCAGAATTACTTCCATCTGGATTCTCTCCAGAAGAAGCTGAAGGACCTTGAAGAGGAGAACGTTGTACTTCGATCAGAG GCCTGCCAGCTGAAGACGGAGACCATTACCTATGAAGAAAAGGAGCAGCAGCTGGTCAACGACTGCGTGAAGGAGCTGA GGGACGCCAACGTGCAGATTGCCAGTATCTCGGAGGAACTGGCCAAGAAGACGGAAGACGCTGCCCGCCAGCAGGAGGAGATCACACACCTGCTCTCTCAAATAGTTGATTTGCAGAAGAAGGCAAAAGCT TGTGCAGTGGAAAATGAAGAACTTGTCCAACACCTGGGGGCCGCCAAGGATGCCCAGCGGCAGCTCACGGCCGAG CTGCGCGAGCTGGAGGACAAGTACGCCGAGTGCATGGAGATGCTCCACGAGGCCCAGGAAGAGCTCAAGAACCTCCGGAACAAGACCATGCCCAACACCACGTCCAGGCGCTACCACTCGCTGGGCCTGTTTCCCATG GACTCCTTGGCGGCGGAGATCGAGGGAACCATGCGCAAGGAGCTGCAGCTGGAAGAGCCCGAGTCACCAGACATCGC TCACCAGAAGCGAGTCTTTGAGACCGTAAGAAACATCAACCAGGTCGTCAAGCAGAGGTCTCTGACCCCGTCCCCCATGAACATCCCTGGCTCCAACCAGTCCTCAGCCATGAACTCCCTCCTGTCCAGCTGTGTCAGCACCCCCCGGTCCAGCTTCTACGGCAGCGACGTCAGCAATGTCGTCCTTGACAACAAGACCAACAGCATCATCCTGGAAGCAGAGTCAGCAGACCTGGG AAACGAGGAGCGGAGCAAGAAGCCGGGCACGCCGGGCACCCCGGGCTCCCACGACCTGGAGACGGCGCTGCGGCGGCTGTCCCTCCGCCGGGAGAACTACCTCTCGGAGAGGAGGTTCTTCGAGGAGGAGCAGGAGCGGAAGCTCAGGGAGCTGGCGGAGAAGGGCGAGCTGCTCAGCGGCTCCCTGACGCCCACCGAGAGCATCATGTCCCTGGGCACGCACTCGCGCTTCTCGGAGTTCACCGGCTTCTCTGGCATGTCGTTCAGCAGCCGCTCCTACCTGCCCGAGAAGCTGCAGATCGTCAAGCCGCTGGAAG GTTCTGCCACCCTTCACCACTGGCAGCAGTTGGCCCAGCCTCACCTCGGGGGCATCCTGGACCCCCGGCCTGGTGTGGTCACCAAGGGCTTCCGGACGCTGGACGTTGACCTGGACGAAGTGTACTGCCTTAACGACTTCGAAGAAGATGACACAGGTGACCACATTTCCCTCCCGGGCCTAGCTACCTCCACGCCAGTTCAGCACCCAGAGACCTCAGGTGAGAGGTCCCGAGCACGCGTGACTGTCTCAGGCAGCAGAAGTTACCCGAGCCGGCCTCAGGCTTTCCCAGAGGAGATGCAGGAGCCGCCAGCGgccgaggaggaggaggggtcTGGTGAGGGCATCGCGATCACTCCTGTAAACCTGGCATCTCTACCGGAGGCAGAGTTCCGGGCCATTCTCACTTCTGTCCCAAGCGCCATCCGTAGTGGCTCTCTGTCTGTAGCTTCTGCTCGTCTGTGTGGGTGA